A region from the Arachis ipaensis cultivar K30076 chromosome B01, Araip1.1, whole genome shotgun sequence genome encodes:
- the LOC107640777 gene encoding uncharacterized protein LOC107640777, whose protein sequence is MVYSSYHYTPKYYSTLQDSIATLCKSILPFSFKKRSLPASEHNLSKLQSDNLKWQQDSFHQVLNLMALHSEGILAQSEVTAFRTNLLDTLIASPPQQEHPLILRDKLLFLQELLYAKCISEEEYHSSKRPLLQRLAVQGAHIEATDVIAARPKEKEDPKETTSEEEWSVIDLRDDKDKDSSVSSKNKSARKHIKGAASVFGFGSSHKYGKNGMEKSVFELPSHPSKGSSILMEESGPPEKLKRKPFVTLFQREPKEGHGGGEADQITGKSVKKQWGFEGFKKWKRSELDDENEREACQHLGEGPDTKLIKKKLHADGSPSDFFIDKVLGDKIKKELSRIQTELSTTNPNLRFTNDQIEAISTKIPVDKAELKNYFPKSWCDRYGDVVLDVVKKEFKEHVGEMENMRNIAREKHSSNSNRWTTFGNDENMHPNSIRSSYINPFSQGYSQTKWN, encoded by the exons ATGGTGTACTCTTCATATCACTACACACCCAAGTACTATTCCACACTCCAAGACTCCATTGCCACACTCTGTAAATCCATTCTTCCTTTCAGCTTCAAGAAACGCTCTCTCCCGGCCTCCGAACACAACCTCTCCAAGCTCCAATCCGATAACCTCAAATGGCAGCAGGACTCTTTCCATCAGGTTCTCAACCTCATGGCCCTTCACTCTGAAGGAATTCTCGCTCAATCTGAGGTCACTGCTTTCAGAACTAACTTGCTTGACACCCTCATTGCTTCTCCCCCTCAACAAGAACACCCACTTATTTTGAGAGACAAGTTGCTCTTTCTACAG GAGCTGCTTTATGCCAAATGCATTTCTGAAGAAGAATACCATTCTTCAAAGAGGCCTTTGCTGCAGAGATTGGCGGTTCAAGGGGCTCATATTGAAGCTACAGATGTCATTGCGGCAAGGCCTAAGGAGAAGGAGGACCCCAAAGAGACGACTTCAGAAGAAGAGTGGTCGGTCATTGACTTAAGAGATGACAAGGACAAAGACAGCTCCGTGAGTTCGAAGAATAAATCAGCTAGGAAGCACATTAAAGGAGCAGCCTCTGTTTTCGGGTTTGGATCTTCTCACAAATATGGCAAGAATGGCATGGAGAAAAGCGTCTTTGAATTACCCTCACATCCATCCAAGGGTAGTTCAATTCTCATGGAGGAAAGTGGGCCTCCAGAGAAGTTGAAGAGAAAGCCGTTTGTTACTTTGTTCCAAAGGGAGCCAAAAGAGGGACATGGTGGTGGTGAAGCAGATCAGATAACAGGGAAATCAGTGAAGAAGCAATGGGGGTTTGAGGGGTTTAAGAAATGGAAGAGAAGTGAGTTAGATGATGAGAATGAGAGAGAGGCTTGTCAACATCTTGGGGAGGGACCAGACACCAAGTTGATCAAGAAGAAGTTGCATGCTGATGGTTCCCCATCTGATTTCTTCATAGACAAG GTTTTGGGAGACAAGATCAAGAAGGAGCTCTCTAGAATCCAGACAGAACTCAGCACCACAAACCCAAATCTTAGATTCAC GAATGATCAGATTGAAGCAATCTCTACCAAAATACCAGTGGACAAGGCTGAGTTGAAAAATTACTTTCCCAA ATCATGGTGTGACCGATACGGCGACGTTGTGCTGGATGTGGTGAAGAAAGAATTCAAGGAACATGTGGGAGAAATGGAGAACATGCGCAACATTGCGAGAGAGAAACACAGCAGCAACTCAAATCGGTGGACAACGTTTGGCAATGACGAAAACATGCATCCGAATTCAATTCGCAGCAGTTACATCAATCCATTTTCTCAGGGTTACTCTCAGACCAAGTGGAACTAA
- the LOC107615408 gene encoding beta-amyrin 28-oxidase-like, with amino-acid sequence MYLIIMNILLWVCFLSLFLFLFLLFRHVFPFIAPKLPPGTMGYPIMGETLEFLSTGWKGEPEKFVFDRTAKYSSELFKTSLLGEPTVVMGGAEGNKLLFSNENKLVRLWMPDNVHKLFPSSFHDTSSNGDAAKKVRTMLPQFIKPQALQRYVSVVDSMAHTHFASLWEHNFQVSVYPLVKRYTLLLSYRLLVSIEEEKHVTKLAKHFKHVGAGLISLPIDFPGTNFNKAIKASKSIRKDLIGIIRQRKVDLSEGNASPTQDILSHMLFMCGNNKNGDYMIDEWLIADQMLGLLFGSYDTVSSTCTLIVKYLAEFPHIYDRVYQEQMEIGKSKLEGDLLNWNDINKMRYSWNVACEAMRMTPIAPGGFREALHDFTFNGFSIPKGWKLFWSANSTHKSAKYFPEPEKFDPSRFEGNGPAPYTFVPFGGGPRMCPGNEYARLVIMVFVHNLVKRFKWKMLIPHEKIVIDPFPMPTNNLPVRLYPHNPY; translated from the exons ATGTACTTGATCATAATGAACATCCTTCTCTGGGTTTGTTTCCTTTCTCTATTCCTCTTCCTATTCCTCTTGTTCCGTCACGTGTTTCCATTTATCGCTCCGAAATTACCACCAGGGACAATGGGGTACCCCATTATGGGGGAGACCTTGGAGTTCTTGTCGACCGGGTGGAAAGGAGAGCCGGAGAAGTTTGTGTTCGACCGGACGGCAAAGTATTCATCAGAATTGTTCAAGACATCGCTGTTAGGGGAACCAACGGTTGTGATGGGTGGAGCCGAGGGTAACAAGTTGTTATTCTCGAATGAGAACAAGCTGGTGAGGCTGTGGATGCCCGACAATGTGCACAAGTTGTTTCCCTCTTCGTTTCATGACACCAGCTCCAATGGAGATGCTGCCAAGAAGGTCAGAACCATGCTCCCTCAGTTCATAAAGCCTCAAGCACTCCAACGTTACGTTTCTGTCGTCGACTCCATGGCACACACCCACTTTGCTTCCCTTTGGGAACACAACTTTCAAGTCTCTGTATACCCTTTAGTCAAGAG GTACACGTTGTTGTTGTCATATCGTTTGTTGGTAAGCATTGAGGAGGAGAAGCACGTAACAAAGCTGGCAAAGCATTTTAAGCATGTGGGTGCAGGGTTGATATCGTTGCCTATTGACTTTCCCGGAACTAACTTCAACAAAGCAATCAAAGCAAGCAAATCGATAAGGAAGGATCTTATAGGAATCATAAGGCAAAGGAAGGTGGATCTAAGTGAAGGGAATGCGTCCCCAACACAAGACATATTGTCTCACATGTTGTTCATGTGCGGCAATAATAAAAATGGAGACTATATGATTGATGAATGGTTAATTGCTGATCAGATGCTTGGACTCTTGTTTGGAAGCTATGACACTGTTAGTTCTACCTGCACTTTAATTGTCAAATACCTTGCTGAGTTCCCTCACATATATGATAGAGTCTATCAAG AGCAAATGGAAATAGGAAAATCAAAATTAGAAGGAGATTTGTTGAATTGGAATGACATCAACAAGATGAGATACTCATGGAACGTAGCTTGTGAAGCTATGAGAATGACTCCTATAGCTCCTGGAGGTTTCAGGGAAGCCCTTCATGACTTTACCTTCAATGGTTTCTCAATTCCAAAAGGATGGAAG TTGTTTTGGAGTGCAAATTCAACACATAAGAGTGCAAAGTATTTTCCGGAGCCAGAGAAATTTGATCCAAGTAGATTCGAAGGAAATGGACCAGCTCCCTACACATTTGTGCCATTCGGTGGAGGACCAAGAATGTGCCCAGGAAACGAGTATGCACGCCTAGTCATAATGGTTTTCGTCCACAATTTGGTGAAACGCTTCAAATGGAAAATGTTGATTCCTCATGAGAAAATTGTCATTGATCCATTCCCCATGCCTACAAACAACCTCCCAGTTCGCCTTTATCCTCACAATCCctactaa
- the LOC107615415 gene encoding uncharacterized protein LOC107615415: protein MAAEDSSPGSPHSLKHKLRSSLCLSCCFPQILHHHRVQPRIVRSASLHSKSRSNDFPQIKEKCCNFIARIGRHHHHHRRHSADFHYDAFSYALNFEDEASDDRSVDDLRSFSARLPQSPPPKESPVPAKTASATVEIAALS, encoded by the coding sequence ATGGCGGCAGAAGATTCCAGTCCAGGATCGCCTCACTCTCTCAAACACAAGCTCAGATCCTCCCTTTGTTTATCATGTTGCTTCCCTCAAATCCTCCACCACCACCGCGTGCAGCCAAGGATTGTTCGGAGTGCCTCGCTTCACAGCAAGTCCCGCTCCAACGATTTCCCGCAAATCAAGGAAAAGTGCTGCAACTTCATCGCACGCATCGGCCGCCACCATCACCATCATCGCCGCCACTCCGCCGATTTCCACTACGACGCTTTCAGTTACGCCTTGAATTTCGAGGATGAAGCAAGCGATGACAGGTCCGTCGATGATCTCAGGAGTTTCTCAGCGAGGCTACCGCAGTCTCCGCCTCCGAAAGAATCTCCGGTCCCGGCCAAGACCGCATCCGCAACCGTGGAAATCGCCGCTCTTAGTTGA
- the LOC107615397 gene encoding increased DNA methylation 1-like, which translates to MSLTRKPPPDIRIKGENCPGAVEWYQSKDQRHDFDLRLKAKKHLVSLGWTLSYCDKKTRWELRYKSPSGKTYISLRTACKACIEEKKKDSSSSSNSLQGSPSSAEQPTSSKVTGGRPRRRKKPSDDEDWTLPETQVSNLVSPRSGESPNAARKVRRRSSSDNRNPRTILSWLMDNNVVAQEAWVFCRGELVKRGKLFRSGIFCHCCDSLYTLSQFQAHAGCKGQPPSASIFLEQDKRSLLDCQKQALMMIKANNNGDNDHHHENDSICSICLQGGFILLCDHCPASFHAECIGLDHVPPGDWFCPSCSCRICNRPKCIEDSCREESHSANNFIACYQCQRRFHIGCLASRGFAFLNMETDWFCNEDCHKIFLTLNNMLGKPIPVGDGNLTWTLLTSLKKSTNDNDDDGTITEMESKLNVALGIIHECFEPIIDPVFGRDFAADIMFSRYSLLPRMNFTGFYTVILERNDEVISVANTRIYGQKLAEVPLVATRDQYRNRGMCRILMDQLEKLLVKLGVERLLLPAAPYLVETWTNSFGFAKMTHSDQYYCVGYPLANFQDTTLCHKSLKQPLMLY; encoded by the coding sequence ATGTCACTGACTCGTAAACCCCCTCCTGATATCAGAATTAAAGGAGAGAATTGCCCTGGTGCTGTGGAATGGTACCAATCAAAGGATCAAAGACACGATTTTGACCTGAGGTTGAAGGCGAAGAAACACCTCGTTTCGTTGGGTTGGACCCTTTCTTATTGCGACAAGAAAACTCGCTGGGAACTTCGTTACAAATCCCCTTCTGGTAAGACCTATATTTCTCTCAGAACTGCATGCAAAGCCTGCattgaagagaaaaagaaagattcTTCATCTAGTTCCAATTCATTGCAAGGATCACCATCTTCTGCTGAACAACCAACGAGTTCCAAGGTAACCGGTGGTAGGCCTCGGAGACGCAAGAAACCGAGTGACGATGAAGATTGGACTCTTCCGGAGACGCAAGTATCCAATTTAGTAAGTCCTCGTTCTGGTGAAAGTCCTAATGCTGCAAGAAAAGTAAGGAGACGGAGTTCTTCTGATAATCGGAATCCAAGAACGATTCTTTCTTGGCTGATGGACAACAATGTGGTGGCGCAGGAGGCGTGGGTTTTCTGCCGTGGAGAATTGGTGAAGAGAGGGAAGCTGTTTCGTTCTGGTATTTTCTGCCATTGTTGTGATTCTTTATACACACTCTCTCAATTCCAGGCTCATGCCGGTTGCAAAGGTCAACCTCCCTCTGCTAGTATCTTCTTGGAACAAGATAAAAGGTCTTTGTTGGATTGCCAAAAACAAGCATTGATGATGATCAAGGCTAACAACAATGGGGATAATGATCATCATCATGAAAATGATTCCATTTGTTCAATTTGTCTCCAGGGGGGTTTCATTCTTCTCTGTGATCACTGTCCGGCGTCATTCCACGCCGAATGTATTGGCCTTGATCATGTTCCCCCTGGTGATTGGTTCTGCCCTTCATGCTCTTGCAGAATTTGCAACCGTCCCAAATGCATAGAAGATTCTTGTAGAGAGGAAAGTCATTCGGCTAACAATTTTATAGCTTGTTATCAGTGTCAACGCAGATTCCACATTGGATGTTTAGCTTCTAGAGGCTTTGCTTTTCTGAACATGGAAACCGATTGGTTTTGCAATGAAGATTGTCACAAGATATTTTTGACACTGAATAACATGTTGGGAAAACCAATTCCTGTGGGTgatggtaatctaacttggacattgttGACGAGCCTCAAGAAAAGCACTAATGACAATGATGACGATGGAACCATTACTGAAATGGAGAGCAAGCTAAATGTCGCACTTGGAATAATTCATGAGTGTTTTGAGCCCATCATAGATCCTGTATTTGGAAGAGACTTTGCTGCAGATATTATGTTCAGCAGATATTCATTGCTGCCACGTATGAACTTTACAGGGTTCTACACTGTGATTCTAGAGAGGAATGATGAGGTGATCTCTGTTGCAAACACAAGGATTTATGGCCAAAAGCTTGCAGAAGTGCCGCTTGTCGCGACCAGGGACCAGTATCGAAACCGGGGAATGTGTCGAATTCTGATGGATCAGCTTGAGAAGCTGTTGGTTAAGTTGGGTGTTGAGAGGTTGCTATTGCCTGCTGCTCCTTATTTAGTAGAAACTTGGACAAACTCATTTGGATTTGCAAAAATGACACACTCAGATCAGTATTACTGTGTAGGCTATCCTCTTGCAAATTTTCAAGACACAACATTGTGCCACAAATCATTGAAGCAACCTTTGATGCTGTATTGA
- the LOC107640770 gene encoding uncharacterized protein LOC107640770 (The sequence of the model RefSeq protein was modified relative to this genomic sequence to represent the inferred CDS: added 57 bases not found in genome assembly): MGSATSRLEGSRPPTPRLNRNNTRFSLSSLLCGASTSRSTYQMEEHPSELQVDLATEPDGGTQDITEESSLSCTEARISCSHHAEAATSSNTRTESHQYIGVEGSSINVAASSQRKCLSECKELVPPHQVSAGHSGNESYRDSSNTASTSFVDQQSSDPVSVNVSANKDGVNNVDDPVVSGVSQISHETVHPWSSSPRENGYFSSGEISVENDALMATQSPSSDPVSQVSNLPAPSPMPEDEPHREAIPSGLGILVSNRERVQGNDSVLQVDVVTISSNILSGSTADANDHDTGRSGRRIFWDAFSRRSSRRLGDSQTIVFSAGGADDPRSQDRWLVDLGGDFSNDGFGGASSGYVGSRIHRFNERMRHSRSEIWERLRGGLDDFGRLNSSCPSGLHADGMCSCESLPTAEESSTRASISRIVMLAEALFEVLDEIHRQPVSLSLSMVSLPAPESVVDSFPLKSHKKVDAADGGSDAEQCYICLAEYEEGDQIRVLPCNHEYHMSCVDKWLKEIHGVCPLCRGNVCGGFTESSANSVPSH; the protein is encoded by the exons ATGGGTTCCGCCACCAGTAGACTAGAGGGTTCTCGCCCTCCCACGCCGAGGCTCAACCGCAACAACACACGCTTCagcctctcctctcttctctgcgGTGCTTCCACCTCTCGCTCCACCTATCAG ATGGAAGAACATCCATCTGAACTTCAGGTAGATTTAGCAACAGAACCTGATGGTGGAACTCAGGATATCACTGAGGAATCATCTTTATCCTGTACAGAAGCTAGAATCAGCTGCAGCCACCATGCTGAAGCCGCTACCTCATCCAATACAAGAACTGAGTCTCATCAGTATATTGGTGTTGAAGGTTCTTCCATAAATGTTGCAGCAAGTAGTCAGAGGAAGTGCTTGTCTGAATGTAAGGAGCTAGTCCCTCCTCATCAGGTAAGTGCTGGTCATAGTGGTAATGAATCATATAGGGATAGTAGCAATACAGCTAGTACTTCTTTTGTAGATCAACAATCTTCAGATCCAGTCTCTGTAAATGTTTCTGCTAACAAAGATGGAGTCAATAATGTTGATGATCCAGTGGTTAGTGGTGTATCTCAAATCTCACATGAGACCGTGCATCCATGGAGTTCGAGCCCTCGGGAGAATGGATATTTTAGTTCTGGGGAAATTTCTGTTGAGAATGATGCATTAATGGCTACCCAAAGTCCTTCTTCGGATCCTGTTTCTCAAGTTTCCAATTTACCGGCACCTTCTCCTATGCCCGAAGATGAACCTCACAGAGAGGCAAT TGTGCTTCAAGTTGATGTTGTCACAATATCCTCCAACATCTTGTCTGGCAGCACTGCTGATGCCAATGATCATGATACCGGAAGGAGTGGTAGAAGAATATTTTGGGATGCTTTTTCACGGCGTAGTTCTAGAAGGCTTGGCGACTCTCAAACAATTGTCTTCTCTGCTGGCGGTGCCGATGATCCTAGATCTCAAGATAGATGGCTTGTTGATCTTGGTGGGGATTTCTCCAACGATGGGTTTGGAGGTGCTTCTTCTGGATATGTAGGCAGTAGAATTCACAGATTTAATGAAAGAATGCGGCACTCAAGATCCGAG ATCTGGGAAAGGCTTCGAGGTGGCCTTGATGATTTTGGTCGTTTGAATTCTTCATGTCCATCAGGACTTCATGCAGATGGTATGTGCTCATGTGAGTCTTTACCAACAGCTGAAGAATCTAGCACTCGAGCAAGTATTTCAAGAATTGTCATGCTGGCTGAAGCACTGTTTGAG GTTTTAGATGAAATCCATCGGCAACCTGTATCGCTTTCCCTATCCATGGTTTCTCTCCCCGCACCTGAATCAGTTGTCGACTCTTTTCCTCTTAAGTCTCACAAAAAGGTCGATGCAGCTGACGGTGGCAGTGATGCTGAACA ATGTTACATATGTTTGGCGGAGTATGAAGAAGGGGACCAAATAAGAGTTCTTCCTTGCAACCATGAGTATCACATGTCGTGCGTTGATAAGTGGCTTAAAGAAATACATGG CGTATGCCCTCTTTGTCGTGGCAATGTTTGTGGAGGGTTCACGGAGTCTTCTGCCAACTCAGTGCCATCTCATTGA